A stretch of the Cryptosporangium minutisporangium genome encodes the following:
- a CDS encoding DUF1801 domain-containing protein gives MATLKTARTDASVDEFLAAVPDERRRADAVAVRDLMARVTGDSGAMWGGSIVGFGRVRLKYASRREVDWFVLGFSPRKAATTLYLGAGFPEKEALLARLGPHAVGKGCVYIKRLDAVDPDVLDELVTAAARPSP, from the coding sequence ATGGCGACGTTGAAGACCGCCCGCACCGATGCGAGCGTCGACGAGTTCCTGGCCGCGGTACCGGATGAGCGCCGTCGCGCCGACGCGGTAGCGGTCCGTGACCTGATGGCCCGGGTCACCGGCGACTCGGGCGCGATGTGGGGCGGAAGTATCGTCGGCTTCGGCCGGGTTCGCCTGAAGTACGCCAGCCGCCGCGAGGTCGACTGGTTCGTCCTGGGGTTCTCGCCGCGCAAGGCCGCGACGACGCTCTACCTGGGCGCGGGCTTCCCGGAAAAGGAGGCGCTGCTGGCCCGGCTCGGCCCGCACGCCGTCGGCAAGGGCTGCGTCTACATCAAGCGTCTGGACGCCGTCGACCCGGACGTCCTGGACGAACTCGTCACCGCAGCCGCGCGCCCGTCACCGTGA